The following is a genomic window from Spirochaetales bacterium.
TAGAAGCAGCTTTGTCATTATTAACGGGGGAGGCCGCAGGTGACGATCAAGGTTAAAATCATACTTATTGTTCTTCCCCTTCTTATCGTGGCACTTCTGGTATCGGGAACGGCTTCATATTTTCTCGCCAGACAGGGCATTACCCGGATCGCGAACAGGTTCCTTGGATTCAAGACAGAGGAACTCAAAAAAAACGCCGATTACCAATGGGGGATTTTACTCGAAAATAATCTCACCGAACAGGATGAGTTCGTGGAAGCGGCGAAGGCCGGTATTCTCTCGTTTGCCAACAGCCTCATCAAAAGTGATACTGAACGGATCATCGCGTTCGACGAGGATATCAATCTCGTTTTTTATACCGATATTCTGGAAGTCGCGGAAAATGAAAAAACCGAATTACGAAAGCTTATCGAGGACCGGGAAACCAGGCTGGTCGAACCGGTTCTTGGCGGCGTGACCCGTGTGGCCACCGGCTTTTTCTTCGAGCCGTTTGAATGGTATTTTATGATTACCGAAGAAAAAAATTCCTTTTATAATGAAGTCAATCAGATCAATAACATGAGTCTGATCATTCTGGGCGCGTCTTTGTTTTTATCTGTCATTTTTCTCTGGTTTTTCGCGATTTATCTTACCAAACCACTGACCCGGGTCGTGGGAACGATGAAACATATTATCAGTTATAACGACCTTTCCGAACGGGTCCTGGTCGAATACAAGGACGAGATCGGAGAACTCGCACATACCTTCAATATCATGATCGGTGAACTCGAAAAAACCTACAATCAGATAAAAAGCTACGCACTCAAGGCGGTGCTGGCACAGAAAAACGAACAGAAAATTAAACAGATCTTTCAGAAATACGTGCCGAAAGATGTGATCGATCAGGTTTACGCGCACCCGGAATCCATGCTTGTCGGTGAGAACAGGGTGCTTTCCGTTCTCTTTTCCGACATACGGAACTTTACCACGATTTCCGAAGCGATGATGCCGGATCAACTGGTGAATGTATTGAACCGGTATTTTTCGATGATGGTCGATATCATCTACGGAAGAAAGGGAATCGTCGATAAATATATCGGTGACGCGATAATGGCATTTTTCGGGGCCCCGGTGAAACATGAAGACGATGCCCTCCAGTCCGTCCTGACGGGGCTCGATATGCATGATGCCCTCGTCGCTTTCAATAAACATCAGCATGAGCAGAATTTGCCGTTTTTCAATATCGGTATCGGTATAAATTACGGGATTGTCACCGTCGGGAATATCGGTTGCGAGAAAAAGATGGATTATACGGTCATCGGGGATATGGTGAATCTTGCATCGCGCCTCGAAGGACTCACCAAGGAATACAAACAGAATCTCATTATATCCGAAGATCTGCGGGACAAGGTCGTTGATGATGTTCCGTGCAGAATGATCGATAAGGTGAGGGTCAAAGGAAAAACAAAGCCGGTCAATATCTATTCCGTACTCAGAACACTCAAGGAATCGCAGAAAAAAGGGTGGGAAATACACGGGAAGGCGATGCGGACATTTTACGAAAGAAAATGGAAAGAGGCGAAACTTCTGTTTCAGGAGGAAACAAAGTATCTCGAAAACGATTATGTTGCCCGGTCTTTTACAAAACGATGTAACGAATATATTGTCACGCCCCCCCCGCCCGAATGGGACGGTGTCTATATCATGAAAACAAAATAAGCCCCATCCACGTATACGGCATATTCCGGCAAGCGTTTGTCGATTTTACTTTTATCTCCATGAACAAAAATCGATTCGGTACGACTTTGCGGCGTTATACAATGCAGAGGGTATAAATACATCAAGGAGTTCGTTATCCCGTACGGCAACTCAAACGTGTAATCCGCGGGATTGGCGAATCCATACGGGAAGTGCTTCTTGCGTAATTGGTGCGATGTATTTCCCGATATGACATGCTTTTATTTATATCAGGGGATTTAGCGTTTATTACGTATGTTTGACATAAAAACGCATGAACATTACGTCGCAGGGATTTCCTTCTTGTTGACCTTATCGACAATATCTTTGATGAGAAACGGAACATAGAAAAGAAAAATAAGAATACTTCCAACCAACTCGAGACCCAGAATATACCACGGCCATTCGCCCAGCAGACTGATAATGGTTTCACCTTTCGGCGGGTGGCAAAGGAACATGTAGTTGCCGCCGACGAGCAGGTTAAAGAGTGCGATAAAGACAAGATAAATATTGGTGACAATGATCGTTTTCAATACGGATGACAATTTTGGCCTGAAACCTTCGACAAAAGTCATATAAAGACAGGCGATAACGATCAATGCATGCGACAGGAAAAACTGGAAAAAACGGTAATGCGGGAAACCGTAGTGGAGATCCCCCGGTGTGAGAAGGGCCTGAAACGCGCCGGCCATTCCCCAGAAATAGATAATCTCGTAGAGGTGGTAATTTTTTTTGATCAACATGACCGGTGAAAGAATGATCGCCATTCCGCACAGATGAAGCGGGAGGGATTCTCCGATCGACCATTCTCCGATTGATGCAAGCCAGATATTGTACGAAATTTCCTGCAACAGGAGAAGGGCGGAAAGGCAGTAGCAGAATATATCTTTCGTCTTCGGGTTTTTCGTTCTTTTCAACCACACGACAAGAATTACATTGACGAGAATGACGGCGATTAATGCCATGATATGCGAGTAAGAAAAATACGAGAATTGGTCGAGAAGATATTCTTTTGAAAAGTATTTATACATTGTACGTCCGCCATGGTAGAAAATGTTTTATGGATTGTCAATAATCCTGATTAAAAAAACAGTTAAAAAACCCCGTAAACGGGAGGTTTTTTGTTCATTTCCGTATAAGGAAGCATAACACAGTAACAGATGAAGAGACGTCACCGGGTCACTTATCCATGAGTGTGGAGATTTCTTCAATAAGTTCGAGAAACAAAGGTTCCTCCGAATACTCTTTCCTCATTTCATTCCAGTATTCTTCAGGTCTTTCTGTGGAACCGAGTGTCATACGGTCGTAGATGATATTCAGAATTCTGTCCATAACGATATATTCTCCGTCTTTACGTGCGTCTTCGGCAAGGGCGGTGTCGAATTTCTTTAAGCGCGCGTAGAGATCAGGGAAAATTTCTTTGGCAAACTCCGAATTGAGAATATCTCCGAGAAGCGGTTTTGTGGTCAGATACCCGATGCTTCCCTGTTCGGCGACGATCCGGTCTTCCATTGCCATGTATTCCCGGTATCGTTTCTTGAGTGCCTCGATCCGTGTTTTAAGTTCCTCATACGCACGTGTTTCCTCAGCCGACATCGCGGTGTCGCCGGTTCTCTCCCATGGGGGCTGTGTCGCCGAGGGAGATTCTGCACGTTCCTGCATGGCGGCGAGTTCCGCGGAAAGTTCCTTCTTTTCTTTTTCGAGCCGGCTGATTATATTTGTCAGTTCCCGTTCTACGGTATTGAGTCTGGAGATTTCCGAGTCTTTCTGTTTGAGCAGTGCATTGAGTTCCGCTATCTGTTCGTCCTTTTCCGCCAACGCGGCGTCCTTTTCAGCGATGAGTGTGTTTTTTTCCTTGATGAGTCTGTCTTTTTCGGCAATCAGGGTTTCGCTTCCACGCGCGTCGGCGTTCCGATCGAGGAGTGTTTCGAGTTCCGCGATCTTCGCGTCCTTCTGTGCGAGGGCCGCTTCCTTTTCCGCTATCATCGCATTTTGTGTTTCTATATTCATGTAATAATATGCTTCGAGTTCGGCGATTCGTCCGTTTTTTTCATTGATGAGTGCGTTTTGCTCTTCAATCGTTTTATTTTTTTCAGCGATAAGGGCGTTTTTCTCCTTGAGAAGGGCTTCCTTTTCCTTTGCCTCGACGTTCTCATCCAGAATCGCCTGCAGTTCCGATATCGTTGCGTCTTTTTCCGCTAATAAAGCGTTTTTTTCGGCAATTCGGGAATCCGTGTCGGCAAGGGCCGCCTCTTTTTCCTTGATGATGGTATTTTTTATCCCGTTGCGCGCGCTTTGCACCTGGGGGGTCCGGGGATATTTCGTCAGTATTTCGATATAGGCGTCGATCGCGGTTTCATAGTCGTTCGTACGAAGGGCGCCTGTCGCTTTGCTGAGAAGCTGATTCGCCGCTTTCTCGTCCTCGACCACCGCGTTGCTGTCACCCTGGAGGCGGTACCCCGACTCGATCAGGTTCGTGACCATTGTCTCTACCCTGAACGGATCGCTCGAGAAAAGCTTTATCGCATTTTTGTATGAGTTTATCGCCCCCTGATAATCACGGCTGGAAAACAAGGAGTTCCCCTGTCTGAAATAGAGGGCAAACTGCTCGTTCGTTCTGGACGACTGAATCGCGAGGAGATTCTCATAGCTTTTTTTAATTTCAGGAATAATGGCGAGTGCTTCGCGATACTGGACCTGTGCTTCGTCGATCCTGTTCTCGCGGTAAAGCCTGTCGGCCGCCTCGACCCTGGCGCTGATACTCGATATGATATTGGCTTTTTCAAGAAGACTCGATGTGTCGATATCCGCTTTTGCCGTTTCGAATTCGATAAGCTTTTCAAGGGAATCGATGATGAACAGTTCGACATTGCGCCGCTTTAAAATAGTCGGAAGCGTCGCGATAGCGGTATTGTTGAAAAAATCGCGCATTTTATCGAGGCTGTTCAACGCCGCATCAAAACGGTTACCCTTCAGCTGGAGGTTGACATCGCTGTACATGCCGAGTATCTGATCGTTGTAGAGATTTTCCTTTTCACGCTGTGCCGTCATCTCGGCCAGTCTGGTCTCGGTTTCCGTTATCTCGCGCTCGAGTGCCGCTTCCCGTTCGCGGGCTTCTTTTTCCCTTTTTGCGTATTCTTCCTGAAGCCTCGCTTTTTCATTACTCAAGGTTGTAAGCTGGGTGTTATAGTCGTTCTTTATCCTTTCCAGGTTCGCCTCTTTTTCTCTCAAATCCTCTTCAGCCTTAGCTTTAAACGATGCGAGTTCTCTGTTGTAACTCATTTCTATCTCGTCAAGCTGTGAGTCTATTTCCGCCGTCGAGAGTCCCTGCGCTTCGAGTTCCGCTTTTTTCTTATCGATCTCTTCAGCCATAAGGCGTTCGAGTTCCTGCTGTTTCCTGACGATTTCATCATCCATCGTTTCCTGTAATTTCGCCTTTTCACTATCCAGATTTTTCAACTGTTCCTGGATCTGTATGATTTCTGAGTTCTTTTCATTGAGTTTGTCTTCCGCTTCCTTCTTGATATCCCTGATCAGCTGTCCTTCCTGTGAGGAATAGGAGGAAGACTCGATTTTTATCTCCTGTTCCTGCTTGTTGAAGAAGTACTGAATACCCAAAAAGGCGGCGACAACGATGAGAATCGCGATAATATTGAGGACGAAGGGGAAAAGGACACCCCTTTTTTTCGGTTTGATTGAAAATATGTCGTCACTTACGGTAATTCTGTTCTGGGAGACGATTTCTTCGATATGGGACAGTATTTCTTTCTGTTCCTCGATCGAAATACCGGAGCCGTCTTCGAACTCGATTCCCTCGGGTATTTTGAATGAGTCCAGTTGTTCCTGATTCAGGAAATGTAAAGCCCTCTGATATAAACTACCCAATGTTCCTATACCTGTATAATAATACTTTCCGAATGCAAATACAATACTTTTCCTTATTTCTTATTTCGACCGAAACAATATGAAAAGTGAGCTAAAAAAACACCGCCACCGCGATAAAAAACGCTATCCTATGCTCCCCCGCTTCCGATAGGTGCGGATAAAGGTTTCGACCGAACGGTCGTAGGAGCGTTCGACATCGGAAGGGAAAAAACAAGCCGGGACCTCATTCATGCGAAGGTGATATTGAAGACATTCACAGCATTTCCCCTTCCTGCTGCACGGTTCATAGGTACAATTGCAGTGACTTCTATTCTTTGCTATATTGCAGTCAGCCATAATTCCTCCATGTTTATCGCAGGTTTGAATGTTTGTCGCAGAGAGGGAAGCCGTAACATTGTTCGTCACGATTCCGCTTTCTTGTTTAATTATACCAAAAGCCGGATGCAATGGCAACAAATCCGATACTTGACAAAAAGAAACGGAGGAATAACACTTATCAATGAAGACTTTGTCCGGCGAACGCCTGCTTCCCGCATCCGAAAAAGGGAGGCCATCATCCGTATATAAAGGAGCAGGGCTTTATCAACGATAAACGGAAATTCAAACGGGCGGAATTACACGTGGTCGGTGTATACGCCCTCACAAGCAAGGCAAAGACAAAAGACGTGAGCGAAGGGGGAATCTGTCTGTTTACAGAAGAACCCGTCGAAGCGGGGAAAAACATGTCACTCGCTTTTTTCTTCCCCGATTCGGACTGCAAGACCATAAAGGCGTGGTGCGAGGTGAAATGGTGCAAAAAGATCGAGGAATCGGTCTATATGGTCGGGATCGAGTTTCTGGAAATCGACGATTATTATAGAAAGAAAATAAGGGATTTTGTCAATAAAAGGATAACCATCGAGGTGTCGGATGAAAAATAGGGTGTACCCTTTTTCCCCGGTACCTGCGTTCAAAACGGACCGGCCCTGTTTCGCTACCGGCCGTAATCCTTTCTGAACTTCCGGAAGTAATCTTCCGCGTCTTCCTGTGAAACATACTCATCATCATGACTCGCCTCCATGAGTTCGGAAGGGATGTGTTCCAGGAACGGGGAGATGTCGGCATCGGTAATTTTTCCTTTTTTTCTCCGCTGCCTGCACGATGTCAGAAAAAGAAAACGCTTGGCGCGGGTGATCGCGACATAGAAAAGCCGGCGTTCCTCTTCGATGTTCGCTTCGTTCTCTTCGACCGAACGCCGGTGCGGAATGATCGAATCCTCGCAACCGGCGGCAAAGACGACGTCGAACTCGAGGCCCTTTGCCGCGTGAATCGTCATGAGATGCACCTTGTTCTCTTCCTTCCCGTCTTCATCATCGTCGTGCGAAAGCAGGGTAATCCTGTTCAAATAGGCGTAAAGATTCGGCGAGACGATATCGGGGTCGCTTTCGTAATCGGCGAGCGAGTTCACCACCCCCTCGACATTGAGGTACTTCCACCGGGCGACTTCCTTTTTCGCGTGCTCCTGCACCAGGTATTCCCAGTAGTTGATCCGTTCGACGAGTCCCTGAAGCGAATCCGCCATTTTTTTACCCGAAAGCAGCTTGTTCCGGTAGTATTCGACAAGATCGAAGAAATCCGCGAGCTCGTTTTTCGTTTTATCCTGTACCTGGGCGTCCGGGGCATGAACGGCCGCAGCGATCGCGGAGTAGAGGGAGCACCCCCGGGTTTTCGCGAGCGAGGTAATATATTCGATCGTCTTTTTCCCGATGCCGCGCCGCGGAATGTTGATGATCCTGAGGAGATTCATGTCGTCGTCGGGATTCGCCGCGATGCGGAGGTAGGCGATGATGTCTTTTACCTCTTTCCGTTCGAAAAAACTCATGCCGCCCGAAACACGGTACGGAATGTTTGCCCGTAAAAAGGCCTCTTCGATCGGGCGTGTAAGGCTGTTGGTCCGCACCAGGACGCCGAACTCCCTGTAGGGAACGGCATAGGTGAGGGAAAGCGATTGTATCTGTTCCGCGATCAAATCCCCCTCCCTTTGTTCGTTTTCGCAGATATGCAGCCGGAGAAGATTCCCTTCACCCGCCACGGTCCAGAGCTGTTTTTCCTTCCTGTTTTTATTGACCGATATGAGCCGGTTCGCCGCGTTGAGTATTTTACCCGTCGAGCGGTAGTTCTGTTCGAGCTTTACCTCCCTGAAACCGGGAAAGTCGCGCTCGAATCTGAGGATGTTTTCATAGTTTGCGCCGCGCCATGAATAGATCGACTGGTCGTCGTCCCCGACCACGCAGAGATTTTTCGACTCCGAAGCGAGCAGCCGGATAAACTCGTACTGGAGCAGGGAAGTGTCCTGAAACTCGTCGACCATGAAATAGCGGTACCGGGCATGGCAGGAGGCGAGTGTCTCCGGCTGCGATGATAAAATGCGGACGGGAAGGACGATGAGGTCGTCGAAATCAAGGGCATTATAAAGTTTGAGGCGGTGCAGGTACTCCTCGTAGAGGTGTTTGTATTGTTCTGTCAACGGGGTCCAGACGGTTCTTCCGGTCTTGATGCCGGAAAATATATGCGAAAGGGCGTACGGGTCGATCTCGTCGCGTTTTAAGCCCGCCTCCCGCGCGACTTCCTTGATGAGGGTGCAGACATCCTGGCTGTCGTAGATGCTGAAATTCGGCCGGTACCCGATGGTCGTGATATGTTCCCTGAGCAGCCGGGCGCCGAATGAATGAAAGGTGAGGATGGTGAGGTTCGGGAGTTTTTTCCCGGTCAGCTCACGGATTCGCCGGGACATCTGCTTCGCCGCCTTGTTGGTAAAGGTGACGGCGAGAATCGAACGCTGGGGGGTGTTGTGTTCGAGGAGGTAGGCGATCCTGAAGGTGATGACCCTGGTCTTGCCCGACCCCGCCCCGGCGAGGATGAGAAGGGGGCCGTCAATCGACCTGACGGCTTCATACTGTTCGTCATTGAGGAGGTCCCTGTAACGTATACCCATCGGTCCCGACTATGATACCTTTTTGATAAAGAGGTTATAGAGGAAATTGAACGTGCTCTCGCCGCCGAGCAGGACGGCGGAGACGATCAGCCCGGAGACGATCACGCCGCAGACGATGGCGAGAAACGACTTCGACCTGTCCATGCCGAGCACCCACGCCCCGAGCGCGCCGGTATAGGCGCCGGTGACCGGCAGGGGGATGGCGACAAAGACCGCGATTCCGATATAGCCGTATTTTTCGACTTTTGCGTGGACTTTCTTCCTGGCCCGTTCGACCACCCTGTCGAAGAAGGCCCGGTACGGTGTTATATGATAGAAAAGCTTGTGAACCGTCGAAAGAAAGATAAAAACGAGGGGGCCGACCATGGCGTTGACCGCGACGCAGAGGAAATAGGCGGAAACGATATCCATCCCGTTGAAGTAGGCGTAGGGAATACCCCCCCTGAGTTCCGCTATCGGAAGGAGGCAAAAGAAGAGACTGACCAGCATCGTGTTTATCGTCATAGCACACCCTTGATTGTGTATTCGTCGTATCTGCGGGGCTTTCGAAAAGCACCTGATATGCCGCCCGGTTCAGGCGAATTCTTGAAACGGCCGGATGTCCACTATGACCGATTATCCGGAAAAAATCAACTAGGGGAAAAGGAATATTTGACGGCGGCGCGGAATGAGACCGATTTTTCTTTATTCATTGCCGCATGTCCGGTACCGTTACCCCAATGCATGAGGCATATACTCTATGCATTTTGCATAATCCATGAAAAACGCATAATGAGCCGTTATTTGTTTCAATATAAAGAGAT
Proteins encoded in this region:
- a CDS encoding adenylate/guanylate cyclase domain-containing protein; translated protein: MTIKVKIILIVLPLLIVALLVSGTASYFLARQGITRIANRFLGFKTEELKKNADYQWGILLENNLTEQDEFVEAAKAGILSFANSLIKSDTERIIAFDEDINLVFYTDILEVAENEKTELRKLIEDRETRLVEPVLGGVTRVATGFFFEPFEWYFMITEEKNSFYNEVNQINNMSLIILGASLFLSVIFLWFFAIYLTKPLTRVVGTMKHIISYNDLSERVLVEYKDEIGELAHTFNIMIGELEKTYNQIKSYALKAVLAQKNEQKIKQIFQKYVPKDVIDQVYAHPESMLVGENRVLSVLFSDIRNFTTISEAMMPDQLVNVLNRYFSMMVDIIYGRKGIVDKYIGDAIMAFFGAPVKHEDDALQSVLTGLDMHDALVAFNKHQHEQNLPFFNIGIGINYGIVTVGNIGCEKKMDYTVIGDMVNLASRLEGLTKEYKQNLIISEDLRDKVVDDVPCRMIDKVRVKGKTKPVNIYSVLRTLKESQKKGWEIHGKAMRTFYERKWKEAKLLFQEETKYLENDYVARSFTKRCNEYIVTPPPPEWDGVYIMKTK
- a CDS encoding TIGR02206 family membrane protein — translated: MYKYFSKEYLLDQFSYFSYSHIMALIAVILVNVILVVWLKRTKNPKTKDIFCYCLSALLLLQEISYNIWLASIGEWSIGESLPLHLCGMAIILSPVMLIKKNYHLYEIIYFWGMAGAFQALLTPGDLHYGFPHYRFFQFFLSHALIVIACLYMTFVEGFRPKLSSVLKTIIVTNIYLVFIALFNLLVGGNYMFLCHPPKGETIISLLGEWPWYILGLELVGSILIFLFYVPFLIKDIVDKVNKKEIPAT
- a CDS encoding tetratricopeptide repeat protein; translated protein: MGSLYQRALHFLNQEQLDSFKIPEGIEFEDGSGISIEEQKEILSHIEEIVSQNRITVSDDIFSIKPKKRGVLFPFVLNIIAILIVVAAFLGIQYFFNKQEQEIKIESSSYSSQEGQLIRDIKKEAEDKLNEKNSEIIQIQEQLKNLDSEKAKLQETMDDEIVRKQQELERLMAEEIDKKKAELEAQGLSTAEIDSQLDEIEMSYNRELASFKAKAEEDLREKEANLERIKNDYNTQLTTLSNEKARLQEEYAKREKEAREREAALEREITETETRLAEMTAQREKENLYNDQILGMYSDVNLQLKGNRFDAALNSLDKMRDFFNNTAIATLPTILKRRNVELFIIDSLEKLIEFETAKADIDTSSLLEKANIISSISARVEAADRLYRENRIDEAQVQYREALAIIPEIKKSYENLLAIQSSRTNEQFALYFRQGNSLFSSRDYQGAINSYKNAIKLFSSDPFRVETMVTNLIESGYRLQGDSNAVVEDEKAANQLLSKATGALRTNDYETAIDAYIEILTKYPRTPQVQSARNGIKNTIIKEKEAALADTDSRIAEKNALLAEKDATISELQAILDENVEAKEKEALLKEKNALIAEKNKTIEEQNALINEKNGRIAELEAYYYMNIETQNAMIAEKEAALAQKDAKIAELETLLDRNADARGSETLIAEKDRLIKEKNTLIAEKDAALAEKDEQIAELNALLKQKDSEISRLNTVERELTNIISRLEKEKKELSAELAAMQERAESPSATQPPWERTGDTAMSAEETRAYEELKTRIEALKKRYREYMAMEDRIVAEQGSIGYLTTKPLLGDILNSEFAKEIFPDLYARLKKFDTALAEDARKDGEYIVMDRILNIIYDRMTLGSTERPEEYWNEMRKEYSEEPLFLELIEEISTLMDK
- a CDS encoding PilZ domain-containing protein, which gives rise to MVGVYALTSKAKTKDVSEGGICLFTEEPVEAGKNMSLAFFFPDSDCKTIKAWCEVKWCKKIEESVYMVGIEFLEIDDYYRKKIRDFVNKRITIEVSDEK
- a CDS encoding UvrD-helicase domain-containing protein, with the protein product MGIRYRDLLNDEQYEAVRSIDGPLLILAGAGSGKTRVITFRIAYLLEHNTPQRSILAVTFTNKAAKQMSRRIRELTGKKLPNLTILTFHSFGARLLREHITTIGYRPNFSIYDSQDVCTLIKEVAREAGLKRDEIDPYALSHIFSGIKTGRTVWTPLTEQYKHLYEEYLHRLKLYNALDFDDLIVLPVRILSSQPETLASCHARYRYFMVDEFQDTSLLQYEFIRLLASESKNLCVVGDDDQSIYSWRGANYENILRFERDFPGFREVKLEQNYRSTGKILNAANRLISVNKNRKEKQLWTVAGEGNLLRLHICENEQREGDLIAEQIQSLSLTYAVPYREFGVLVRTNSLTRPIEEAFLRANIPYRVSGGMSFFERKEVKDIIAYLRIAANPDDDMNLLRIINIPRRGIGKKTIEYITSLAKTRGCSLYSAIAAAVHAPDAQVQDKTKNELADFFDLVEYYRNKLLSGKKMADSLQGLVERINYWEYLVQEHAKKEVARWKYLNVEGVVNSLADYESDPDIVSPNLYAYLNRITLLSHDDDEDGKEENKVHLMTIHAAKGLEFDVVFAAGCEDSIIPHRRSVEENEANIEEERRLFYVAITRAKRFLFLTSCRQRRKKGKITDADISPFLEHIPSELMEASHDDEYVSQEDAEDYFRKFRKDYGR
- a CDS encoding small multi-drug export protein, which encodes MTINTMLVSLFFCLLPIAELRGGIPYAYFNGMDIVSAYFLCVAVNAMVGPLVFIFLSTVHKLFYHITPYRAFFDRVVERARKKVHAKVEKYGYIGIAVFVAIPLPVTGAYTGALGAWVLGMDRSKSFLAIVCGVIVSGLIVSAVLLGGESTFNFLYNLFIKKVS